The Engystomops pustulosus chromosome 1, aEngPut4.maternal, whole genome shotgun sequence genome has a window encoding:
- the LOC140071407 gene encoding putative nuclease HARBI1: MDMLPIVYVAIQNDRIMARQRRRRQRRRPRVFRPRVSFADFTDAEVYQQFRLDRASILSLYEKLEVAIGAKTGRSHAVPGLTKMVSAIYYMANASFQHCIAERFGFSQPTFSRFFHEVVDELFKLCTQYISFPKTADAIRRTQAEFEQVAGMPKVIGLIDCTHVALVPPGADEYQYRNRKMFRSINVQVTVDSNNIITNVVAKYPGSTHDSFIFDNCALNCRLQSELYRDAFLLGDNGYKLLPWLMTPYLRPSTPKERRFNRAHRRTRSAIERTFGILKSRFRCLDFSGGAMLYKPPIVCKVIIVCCMFHNIATANRLEIDLATDLTEHIEHQGDVSAQPTNRAGQLRRMQVTEIYF, from the exons ATGGATATGCTTCCGATCGTCTACGTGGCCATTCAAAATGACCGCATCATGGCTAGACAgcgcagacggaggcagaggaggcGTCCTCGAGTGTTCCGTCCTCGTGTGTCCTTTGCAGATTTTACGGACGCGGAGGTGTATCAGCAGTTTCGGCTGGATAGAGCTTCAATCCTAAGCCTCTATGAGAAGCTTGAAGTAGCCATCGGGGCAAAAACCGGACGGTCACATGCAGTGCCTGGACTCACCAAGATGGTCTCGGCCATCTATTATATGGCTAACGCGTCCTTCCAGCACTGCATTGCTGAGCGTTTTGGTTTTTCGCAACCAACCTTCAGCCGTTTTTTCCACGAGGTAGTGGATGAGCTGTTTAAGCTCTGTACACAGTACATCTCCTTCCCCAAAACTGCTGATGCCATCCGGAGGACGCAAGCGGAGTTTGAGCAAGTAGCGGGGATGCCCAAAGTGATCGGGCTAATCGACTGCACACATGTGGCGTTGGTGCCTCCTGGGGCCGATGAATATCAGTACCGCAATAGAAAAATGTTTAGATCTATTAATGTGCAGGTCACCGTGGACTCAAACAACATCATAACTAATGTGGTCGCAAAGTACCCTGGCTCGACACACGATTCCTTTATCTTTGATAACTGTGCCCTCAATTGCCGGCTCCAGAGTGAATTGTACAGGGACGCCTTTCTGCTTG GTGATAATGGCTACAAATTATTGCCATGGTTGATGACACCATATTTGCGGCCAAGTACCCCTAAGGAGAGGAGATTCAACCGAGCACATCGAAGAACCAGAAGTGCCATTGAGAGGACCTTTGGAATTCTCAAGAGTCGGTTCCGCTGCCTGGATTTTTCAGGGGGGGCTATGCTCTACAAACCCCCCATTGTGTGCAAGGTCATTATAGTCTGTTGCATGTTCCACAACATTGCGACAGCCAACAGGCTAGAAATTGACCTTGCAACAGATTTGACTGAGCATATAGAGCATCAGGGGGATGTGTCTGCTCAACCCACCAATAGAGCGGGACAACTAAGGCGCATGCAAGTGACTGAGATTTACTTTTAA
- the LOC140132862 gene encoding uncharacterized protein — translation MAGRPEQSTAAPDAPSAIFMELLRQQCPQVYDYAIRGAREMEAENRQAPPTSVAPASAAPSAAPSAAPGDHRPPAAGDMDTGGSGAEDEEEPGRAKKARFTERETEILVEEVTQNYDHLFGRLADSIPLSAKHHIWQGITVRINGLGVEYRSVPEVRKKWYDCRRRLKAKLAKHKQSARRTGGGPSVAMRMSWVEQKISKTIHPDQTEGIGDFDTDNLDFGRAAPPTAPQAAPPPANEAAPGPPCASPATPPAVVSLGGSSGDEAPEAVPAEDRPISLCIFSSYMDKSLEAMGLIQQELRRHGRMVEEGFQLISRDFRALINILELLIHQGTAAQGGSVSVPPFSPPQVPTGGDPVTQASPAPESPIQLPTDQDSGCSYAPSLAGALDPSPVVLGPSPEATFLLSVKEELSSSASNPPGTSGSSVVTRRQAKRGKGPVRRSSRSSKP, via the exons ATGGCTGGGCGTCCAgagcagtccacagcagcaccAGATGCTCCCAGTGCCATTTTTATGGAGCTACTCCGGCAGCAGTGTCCCCAGGTGTATGACTATGCCATCCGCGGAGCACGGGAGATGGAGGCGGAGAATCGTCAAGCCCCCCCAACATCTGTGGCCCCAGCATCCGCTGCTCCGTCCGCTGCTCCGTCCGCTGCTCCTGGGGATCACAGACCACCAGCTGCCGGGGATATGGATACTGGGGGCTCTGGTGCTGAAGATGAGGAGGAGCCTGGCCGGGCAAAGAAGGCACGTTTCACGGAACGTGAAACGGAAATATTGGTTGAGGAg GTGACACAAAATTATGATCATCTTTTTGGCCGGCTGGCCGACTCAATTCCCCTGTCAGCCAAACACCACATTTGGCAGGGGATCACAGTGCGGATCAATGGCCTAG GAGTGGAATATCGTTCTGTTCCTGAGGTCCGCAAGAAGTGgtatgactgcaggaggaggctgaaggccaAGCTGGCGAAGCACAAACAGTCAGCTCGGAGGACGGGTGGTGGCCCTAGTGTGGCCATGCGGATGTCGTGGGTGGAGCAGAAGATTAGCAAAACTATACACCCCGATCAAACTGAAGGGATCGGGGATTTTGACACCGATAATCTTGATTTTG GGAGGGCTGCTCCACCCACGGCACCGCAGGCTGCACCACCACCAGCAAATGAGGCTGCAcccggacctccatgtgcttCGCCAGCCACTCCTCCTGCAGTCGTATCACTTGGTGGGTCCAGTGGGGATGAGGCTCCTGAAGCGGTTCCTGCTGAAGATAGGCCCATctcactttgcatattttccagctATATGGATAAAAGCCTGGAAGCGATGGGCCTAATTCAGCAGGAACTCCGAAGGCATGGCCGGATGGTGGAGGAGGGGTTCCAGCTTATTAGTCGAGATTTCAGAGCTCTCATCAATATTCTGGAACTCCTCATCCACCAAGGAACTGCGGCTCAGGGGGGGAGTGTGAGTGTCCCTCCATTCTCCCCACCCCAGGTCCCCACTGGTGGGGatccagtgacacaggccagcCCTGCCCCCGAATCCCCGATTCAGCTTCCAACTGATCAGGATTCGGGGTGCAGTTACGCACCATCGCTGGCAGGTGCACTGGATCCCTCTCCAGTGGTCCTGGGCCCTTCCCCTGAAGCCACGTTCCTACTTTCGGTCAAGGAGGAACTTAGCTCCTCGGCTTCAAATCCACCGGGCACATCTGGGAGTTCTGTGGTGACGCGGCGGCAGGCAAAAAGGGGGAAGGGGCCTGTCCGTCGTTCATCACGTTCTTCCAAAccgtaa